The following proteins are co-located in the Vigna angularis cultivar LongXiaoDou No.4 chromosome 2, ASM1680809v1, whole genome shotgun sequence genome:
- the LOC108327378 gene encoding uncharacterized protein LOC108327378 — MEKIFNAKRCPDENQLAFTEYLLTGEASHWWASTRAILADAQRPITWEVFRGKFYEEYFPDSVRFAKEVKFLQLVQGGMSVSEYTNKFKHLVRFNTMATSEEWQCRKFENGLRSDLKVLISSLCIRSFPAMVERAKVLEKNMAEAERQKKQQQVSRGPIVSRGGTVQRRPPYARPNQPSHASGSQAMVPVGQSGQGNVVCFRCGRPHYRSSCPQLVGGKHCNRCGRNGHLDHECNMSGRAVMRPPNAGRNQSRGGRAQASGRVYAITSAEAASSSNLIIGECMLFGRSCCALGTLLSYISSYAVPQTGSSDMDALIR, encoded by the exons ATGGAGAAGATCTTCAACGCCAAAAGGTGTCCAGACGAGAACCAGTTGGCGTTCACTGAGTACTTGTTAACTGGAGAAGCAagccactggtgggcgagcACAAGGGCGATTCTGGCAGACGCACAACGTCCGATCACTTGGGAAGTGTTCCGTGGCAAGTTTTACGAGGAGTACTTCCCTGACAGCGTCCGTTTTGCGAAGGAAGTGAAGTTTCTACAGCTCGTTCAAGGTGGGATGTCGGTTTCTGAATATACCAATAAATTCAAGCACCTTGTTCGATTCAATACTATGGCCACCAGTGAGGAGTGGCAGTGCAGGAAATTTGAGAATGGGCTAAGGAGTGATCTGAAGGTGTTGATCTCAAGTTTGTGTATTCGGTCGTTTCCTGCCATGGTTGAACGAGCGAAGGTATTGGAGAAGAATATGGCAGAGGCGGAACGGCAGAAGAAGCAGCAACAAGTGAGTAGGGGACCGATCGTGTCCAGGGGAGGAACTGTTCAGAGGAGAcctccttacgctcgtccaaaccAGCCTTCTCATGCGAGCGGATCGCAAGCAATGGTTCCTGTCGGACAGTCTGGACAAGGAAACGTTGTTTGCTTCCGGTGTGGAAGGCCACACTATAGGTCTTCATGCCCTCAGCTGGTGGGAGGAAAGCACTGCAACCGTTGCGGAAGGAACGGGCACTTGGATCACGAGTGCAATATGAGTGGACGTGCAGTGATGAGGCCACCCAATGCTGGAAGGAATCAGTCAAGAGGAGGACGAGCCCAAGCGAGTGGGCGTGTATATGCTATAACGAGCGCTGAAGCAGCGAGCTCAAGTAATCTCAtaattggtgaatgcatgcTGTTTGGTAGATCGTGCTGTGCact TGGTACTTTACTCAGCTACATCTCATCCTACGCTGTcccccaaactggatcttcggatatgGATGCACTTATTCGCTAG